The following coding sequences are from one Arthrobacter sp. 24S4-2 window:
- a CDS encoding RNA methyltransferase, whose translation MTFHYLESADDPRVSDYTQLTDVHLRKVREPAEGMYIAESSRVLRRALAAGHRPRSFFLAEKWLQDLSDVFDEFPDVPAYIGSAALLEDITGFHLHRGAMAAMHRPVPVPLPELLAGARRVAVLEDIVDHTNVGAIFRSAAALGVDAVLVSPRCGDPLYRRSVRVSMGTVFQVPWARLESWPGDLAALHAQGFTVAAMELTDDAVDLDELAARNPGKLALVLGTEGAGMSEGTLAAVDLAVKIPMRAGVDSLNVAAASAVAFWELRPRD comes from the coding sequence GTGACTTTCCACTACCTCGAATCCGCCGACGACCCGCGCGTGTCGGACTACACCCAGCTGACGGACGTCCACCTCCGCAAAGTCAGGGAACCTGCGGAAGGGATGTACATCGCTGAATCTTCGCGGGTCCTCCGGCGGGCCCTTGCTGCGGGCCACCGGCCACGATCCTTTTTCCTCGCCGAGAAATGGCTGCAGGACCTCAGCGACGTCTTTGATGAGTTCCCGGACGTGCCTGCGTATATCGGCAGCGCCGCTTTGCTGGAGGACATCACCGGGTTCCACCTGCACCGCGGCGCGATGGCGGCCATGCACCGCCCGGTGCCGGTTCCGCTGCCCGAATTGCTTGCCGGAGCCCGCCGGGTTGCCGTGCTGGAGGACATCGTGGACCACACGAATGTAGGCGCCATCTTCCGGTCCGCGGCCGCACTCGGTGTCGACGCCGTGCTGGTGTCGCCGCGGTGCGGGGATCCGCTCTACCGGCGAAGCGTCCGCGTTAGCATGGGTACCGTGTTCCAGGTTCCGTGGGCCCGCCTGGAGTCCTGGCCGGGTGACCTTGCGGCCCTCCACGCGCAGGGCTTTACGGTTGCCGCCATGGAGCTCACGGACGACGCCGTGGACCTCGACGAACTGGCCGCCCGGAATCCGGGAAAGCTGGCGCTCGTGCTGGGGACTGAGGGCGCGGGCATGAGCGAGGGGACACTCGCCGCCGTCGACCTCGCCGTGAAGATCCCGATGCGGGCCGGCGTCGACTCCCTTAACGTTGCGGCCGCCTCCGCGGTCGCTTTCTGGGAACTGCGCCCGCGGGACTGA
- a CDS encoding type B 50S ribosomal protein L31: MKSNTHPKYEAVVFNDLASGVKFLTKSTVSSKKTIEWEDGNTYPVIDVEISSESHPFYTGKQRIMDSAGRVERFNARFKGFGGKK, encoded by the coding sequence ATGAAGTCCAATACCCACCCGAAGTACGAAGCTGTTGTATTCAACGACCTGGCTTCCGGCGTCAAGTTCCTGACCAAGTCCACCGTGTCTTCCAAGAAGACCATCGAGTGGGAAGACGGAAACACCTACCCGGTCATCGACGTCGAAATCTCGTCCGAGTCCCACCCGTTCTACACGGGCAAGCAGCGCATCATGGACTCTGCAGGCCGCGTGGAGCGCTTCAACGCTCGCTTCAAGGGCTTCGGCGGCAAGAAGTAA